The genomic stretch GCAACATCTATCATGGTTTGTATGTTATTACCATAATAACGATATCTAGATGCTGATTTTGGATATGCCAAACCTTCTGGTTTCTCTCTAAGTTCTTCTTTAGAAGGCTGCGGATAAGGAGATTCTACATCTAATTTAAAATCAGCCATAATATACAATTGATCCCAAAGTTTGTGCTTAAAATCTGGCACATCGCGTAAATGAGGTTGTAAATTACCCATTACATCTACAATTGCTTTGGCCATTTTGTCTCTTTCTTCTTTAGTTTCTAAAGCAACACAATGGTCTACTAATTTTTGTATATGTCTGCCGTATTCTGGTATAATCATTAACGGTCTTCCTGAATTGTACTCTAAATCGAATGTCATTTATATTTTTTTGAGAAGTGTTCTCGATACATTTTCCTTTATCATTTTATCAAAAGAAAACACTAGAACTGACAAGTTATATTTTGTAGTTTTTTAAAGTTGCAAAATAGCAATTTATTTTTAGTTATTTACCCAATCACTTTTAATTTAGCAAATTGTAATAGTAATTTCTTTTTACCTGCGGTAGCAAACTGAATTTCTGCTTTTTTATCGGGCCCTTTACCTTCTATACCTATAACTGTTCCTTTACCAAATCTATTGTGTTCTACAATATTTCCTTTTGATATTTCTCCATCAAAAAGATTCATTTTAGGAGAAACATTTGAAACTTTTTTTAAGTTTTTAGGTATTACTATTTCTTTTTTCTTCGCCAAATCTCGCTCCATTTTTTTTCTTTGAATTGGTTTCTGAAAACGAATTCCTTTTGGCGCATCATCAAAAATACTTTTGTCTAAAAAGTTATTTACTGCCGGACTCGGACTTTTTGGTGTTATGTAATTTAAATATTGATCGTCTATTTCTTCTAAAAACCTACTTGGTTCTGCATCTACTAACTTTCCCCATCTGTATCGAGTTTGAGCATACGTTAAGTACGCTACTTTTTCTGCTCTAGTTAATGCAACATAAAACAACCTGCGTTCTTCTTCTAACTCGCTTCTGGTATTCATGCTCATTGCAGACGGAAATAAATTTTCTTCTAATCCTACAACATAAACATACAAATATTCCAACCCTTTAGATTGGTGAATTGTCATTAAAGAAACGGTTGGTTTGTCATCATTCTTTTCTGAATCAAAATCTGTAGCCAACGCAACATCCTCTAAAAAAGTAGTTAAAGATGCATCTTGTCCTTCTTCAATTTTATCAGTAATAAAATCTTTAATTCCGTTTAAAAGTTCTTGTACATTTTCTACTTTACTTACAGCTTCTGGTGTACCATCTTTTTCTAAATCTTTAATTAATTGCGTCTGTTTTACAACAGTTTCTGCAATTTCAAAAGCATTTTTAGTTTTAGCTTCTATTTGAAAACGTAGCATCATGTTCATAAAATTCTGAAGCTTATTCTTTGTTCCAGAATTTATTTTAAGGTCTATTTTATCTATATATTTTATAATATCGAAAATAGATTTTTTATAATGATTTGCTGCGATTGTTAGTTTATCTATTGTTGTTGCACCAATACCTCTTGCAGGATAATTGATAATTCTTTTTAAGGCTTCTTCATCATTAGGGTTGATTAAAATACGTAAATAAGATAAAATATCTTTAATCTCTTTTCTTTGGTAAAAAGAGATTCCTCCGTAAATTTTATAATCAATATTTTTTTTACGTAAGGCGTCTTCTATTGCTCTCGATTGTGAGTTTGTTCTATATAAAACGCAAAAATCGCTAGGTTTAAGTTGATGATTCATTTGGTT from Polaribacter marinaquae encodes the following:
- a CDS encoding DUF4290 domain-containing protein, whose translation is MTFDLEYNSGRPLMIIPEYGRHIQKLVDHCVALETKEERDKMAKAIVDVMGNLQPHLRDVPDFKHKLWDQLYIMADFKLDVESPYPQPSKEELREKPEGLAYPKSASRYRYYGNNIQTMIDVALSWEEGEKKEALVYTIANHMKKCYLNWNKDTVDDKVIFKHLFDLSDGKIDLRETTEPLSESKNLLRKRNSQGQNNSKSNYKKQHNNQHKNRKR
- a CDS encoding ATP-dependent helicase, translating into MNNYLESLNEPQRQAVIQKDGPMIIIAGAGSGKTRVLTYRIAHLMKQGVDSFNILSLTFTNKAAKEMKARIASVVGQSEAKNLWMGTFHSVFARILRSEADKLGFPTNFTIYDTQDSVRLISAIIKEMGLDKERYKAKQILGRISSFKNSLITVRAYFNNSDLQEADMHASRPKVGDIYKAYVDRCFKAGAMDFDDLLLRTNELLARFPEVLAKYQDRFRYIMVDEYQDTNHSQYIIVRALADKFGNICVVGDDSQSIYSFRGANIQNILNFQKDYPEVKTFKLEQNYRSTSNIVNAANSVIEKNKTKLDKEVWTSNDAGDAINVMRTISDGEEGRFVAQSIWENQMNHQLKPSDFCVLYRTNSQSRAIEDALRKKNIDYKIYGGISFYQRKEIKDILSYLRILINPNDEEALKRIINYPARGIGATTIDKLTIAANHYKKSIFDIIKYIDKIDLKINSGTKNKLQNFMNMMLRFQIEAKTKNAFEIAETVVKQTQLIKDLEKDGTPEAVSKVENVQELLNGIKDFITDKIEEGQDASLTTFLEDVALATDFDSEKNDDKPTVSLMTIHQSKGLEYLYVYVVGLEENLFPSAMSMNTRSELEEERRLFYVALTRAEKVAYLTYAQTRYRWGKLVDAEPSRFLEEIDDQYLNYITPKSPSPAVNNFLDKSIFDDAPKGIRFQKPIQRKKMERDLAKKKEIVIPKNLKKVSNVSPKMNLFDGEISKGNIVEHNRFGKGTVIGIEGKGPDKKAEIQFATAGKKKLLLQFAKLKVIG